In Listeria monocytogenes, the following proteins share a genomic window:
- a CDS encoding carbamoyl phosphate synthase small subunit produces MTKRILMLEDGNYFIGDAIGSEKETIGEVVFNTGMTGYQETITDPSYYGQIITFTYPLVGNYGVNRDDFESINPAVKGVVVREAAEFPSNWRNQITLDQFLKEKGIPGIAGIDTRKLTKLIRKEGTLKGILAAETANKEELLHHLRSVRLPVDQVHEVSSAKAFASPGDGKRVVLVDYGVKSSILRELNKRNCYVTVVPYNTTAEEILAMHPDGVMLSNGPGDPKDVPEALEMIRGIQGKLPLFGICLGHQLFALANGADTFKLKFGHRGANHPVKELATGRVDFTAQNHGYAVEKDSLIGTDLKVTHIELNDETVEGLAHKEYPAYTVQYHPEANPGPSDVNYLFDEFMEMMNGKEEGELHA; encoded by the coding sequence ATGACAAAGCGAATTTTAATGCTAGAAGATGGCAATTATTTTATCGGTGATGCGATTGGTAGTGAAAAAGAAACCATTGGTGAAGTTGTCTTCAATACTGGAATGACTGGCTACCAAGAAACAATCACTGACCCTTCGTACTATGGCCAAATTATTACTTTTACGTATCCACTTGTTGGAAATTACGGCGTGAACCGCGACGATTTTGAATCTATCAATCCCGCTGTGAAAGGTGTTGTGGTTCGTGAGGCTGCAGAATTCCCTTCCAACTGGCGCAATCAAATTACTTTAGATCAATTTTTGAAAGAAAAAGGCATCCCGGGAATCGCGGGAATTGATACGCGTAAATTAACGAAACTAATTCGTAAAGAAGGAACGTTAAAAGGCATTTTAGCAGCAGAAACAGCAAACAAAGAGGAATTGCTACACCACTTGCGCTCTGTACGTTTGCCAGTCGATCAAGTACATGAAGTTTCCTCCGCTAAAGCATTCGCAAGTCCTGGCGATGGTAAACGAGTGGTACTTGTCGATTATGGTGTAAAAAGTTCGATTTTACGGGAACTGAATAAACGTAACTGTTACGTGACGGTTGTTCCTTACAACACAACAGCCGAAGAAATTCTTGCAATGCATCCGGATGGCGTGATGTTATCCAATGGACCTGGGGATCCGAAAGATGTACCAGAAGCATTAGAAATGATACGCGGCATTCAAGGCAAGCTACCACTATTCGGAATTTGCTTAGGGCACCAACTGTTTGCACTTGCGAACGGAGCAGATACATTTAAACTGAAATTCGGGCATCGTGGCGCGAATCATCCGGTGAAAGAACTAGCTACAGGACGTGTTGATTTCACTGCACAAAACCACGGTTACGCAGTAGAAAAAGATTCACTTATTGGAACAGATTTAAAAGTAACACACATTGAATTAAATGATGAAACAGTAGAAGGGCTGGCGCATAAAGAATATCCAGCCTATACAGTACAATATCACCCAGAAGCAAACCCAGGACCAAGTGACGTCAACTACTTATTTGATGAATTTATGGAAATGATGAATGGGAAAGAGGAGGGTGAACTACATGCCTAA